The DNA sequence GCTAAAAATACAAGCCTAACCATGCATGACATGCAAATACAATCGTAGTAGAATTTAGTTAAAAAAGAACTTATATTATTCAGAGAAAACAAAAATGGATAGAGTGAGAATCTCTAACACatttaaatccaaaaaaaaaaaaaaaaggcaaagAGGGTCATGAACTCATGGGGTTGGGGTTTGGACATTAGAGTAATCAGATTCAGAAGAAGCCCAAGTTTTGATCTGTGGCTGCCGAAGATCTTCGATCATTTTCACGACTTGTTCCATGGTGGGTCGGTTCTCCGGCACCTTGGACACGCAAGCCAGAGCAATTTGAAGCATTTGAACCATTTCCTCCTCTACATGGCTCTGTCTCAGAAGCTCCACATCAAACACTTCTGCTGTCCATTCCTCACGAACCACCGATCGAACCCATCTGGGCAAGTCCACCACCTCGTCGTGACCCGGATATCGGATTGGGATTTTCCCAGTTAGCATTTCCAGAAGGAGGACTCCGTAGCTGTAAACGTCGGATTTTTGGGTGAGTTTTCGGGTTTCGATAGCCTCCGGAGCTCGGTACCCGATGATTCGGGAGATTATTGGAGGGAAGTTAACTATCTGGGCCAACCCCACGTCGGTTATGGAGGCTTCAAGGTCTTGGTTGAGGAGGACGTTTGAAGACTTGATGTTACCGTGTATGGATTTGGGTCCGCCGTCGGAGTGGATGTGGGCAATTCCTTTGGCAGCTCCGAGAGAGATCTTAACTCTTGAATCCCAGTTAAGAGGGGTTCTTTCTGCACCTCTGAAGCCTGCAAAATTTAGTGGAACAGAATGATTTGGTTATGTTTTGAGATGTTACTGATAGTTGCTTGATATGATTATAAAGTGTTTGCTGAAATGCCTCACTGAATTCCTCCTTATATATTTATGGAACATTACACTTTAAGTTGACTAAAGAAATGCATGTTATGTTTCTGGAGATTTCTTAAGAAGTAAAAATGGTAGTTTTCCATAAGATTGAGGGCCAAAAGCATACCATGTAAGCTTGTAAATAAGCTGCCGGCTGGCATGTAATTATAGACTAAGAGCTTCTCGTCCTTTGAATAGTAATAAGCACGAAGTGGAACAATATTTGGGTGATGTCCGATCCTTTCTACAACCTCCATCTGCAGCTCAAACTCTCTTTTTCCCACTATTACTTCCTTTAATCTTTTCACAACCACTGTGGTCGACCCTTCATCCAGAACAGCCTTATAGGTTGTTCCATTATTCCCCTTACCAAGAATTTCAGCTGATGCCCTCAGTAAATCCTCAAGATCAAAACTATATGAGCAGCCTGGAAAGAAGAACAACTTGTTTTTCTCTGCATCATGCACTCCACTTCCAAAATCCTTAGGTTTCTCAGTTTTCCCAGCTGTGGAGGAGGCTTTTGCTTTAAGTGTGCCACTGGCTTCAGCATCTCTTTTTTTGTTACAGTATATGTATATTGCCAGAACAATGAGAAATATAACTGCAGAGCACCCAATTACCATTGCAATGATGGAATCTAGGCCCAGTTTTTTTCTCTTTGGTGGAGCATTTCTTACAACTGTTGGTAGCAATGTTGAGTTAGAAGGAGATAGAGCTGGAGCTGGAGAAGAGGAGGAGCTTGTATGACAAGGCTTTAAGGGTGGTCCGCACAATAGAGAGTTTCCAACAAATGAAGAATTTGGATACTTTTGGAGGGAATAAGGTATTGAGCCATTAAGACTGTTGTAGctcaaattcaaaagtttgaGATGTGAGAGACTCAGACTGGGGATGACTCCTGAGATGGAATTATTTTGAAGCTTTAACTTGGCGAGCCGTGTCAGATTTTGAACTGTGGTTGGAATGTTTCCAGAAATGGAGTTGCAGGATAAATCTAAAACAATCAGATTGTGTGAGAGAGAATGAGGAAAGTTACCAGACAAGTTATTTTGTTGAAGGTAGAGAAATTGTAAAGTAGGAATAGATGGAATATCAGTAGGAATGTTTCCACTGAGGAGGTTGGAACGAAGGCTCAAGACCCTTAAAGCATCAAGCTTTCCTATACTGTTGGGTGGAATGAGTCCAGCAAGCCCAATACCGGGAAGACGAACTGAAGTAACTCGGCTTCCATGGCAGGTGACTCCAATCCAAGAACAAACTGGGTCAGAATCACTCCAGTTGAGTCTTTTTGTATGAGAAACAGAGGATGCAAAGTGAAGGAGAGCTTGTCTATCAGAGTTGAGATCAGCTAAGACTGGGGAAAAGATGAATGGTATAAAGAGAATGAAAGAAAGCCCGGCAATGGATGAATGCAACAGCTTCATGGGATTGTTCTATGAGAGTCCTAACTCAAGCTGCTCTTGTTTCTTTCCTGGTTCAGTGAAGAAACATGAAAACATTAGCTGAAATTGTGTACTGTATGGTGGAAAAAGATTCTGTTTAGCAATcttggaagaagaaaaaaataaagtatcatACTCTGCCCTCAGTAGTGGAGGTGAAATTCTTGAGCATTGTaatttgttattattaataacaacCCAATATGCCCAGGCTCACCACTAAGATGGAAAGAACTCGATTGTGAAAAAGACTCAGTGCCTAGATGAATATGTCAAGGAATCTGGTATTCCCTATCTTCAATATCGAAGGTGTGACATTGAAGGTTTGTATTATTGTGAAAGTTGGTATTTAATGAAATTGTTTATGTATAAAATGGGATCTGGTTTCAAATAATGTCCATACTCCTACTCCATAATAAAAACGAAAATGAGTAGAAGAAAAAGCTTTTACTTACTACTAACTTTTTTTACATTGGGAAAGCAAAGTGCActctttattttataattttatcctAAAAGAGCCATAAAGGAAAATAAAAGCAAACCCATTAAGGAAAAGGAGCTTAATCACAAAAACTCTTCACACTTATAATAAGCACTTAAAAGATTGTAAAGAAGTgataaaaaagagagagagcaagggaatACAGAAAAGGAAAAGTGGTTATAAAGAAAAAGttaaagttaaattttttcttttgttctttATAAAAGAGGAGGGAATTTAATGGGACAGGCTTCTTTAAAGATTATGCTTAAGATCTAGTACTTAAGGATTAAATAACAGGGACATTACATAAGATAATTTGGTAAAACAAGGGCAAAGATGGAAATTGGTAAAGAGTAataagcaaaaaaataaataaacaaataaaacaaaaccaaatgaaagagaaaaatatcaaaacCAAGAAAAAGGAATAAGACAGTGATCTTTATCAGTAGAGAATTCAGCTTTGTCTCTCTTCAGTAGCCCTTTCCTTGTCCACTATTTGTCTAAGAAAATATTAAGCTAAATTATTATTCACTAAAAGTTTTTATAAATGCTACAAAACTATGTATAACTGTAAAAGTTCTTAAATATGCTACCAAACTATGTATAACTGTATAAGAATTCGAAAAGCAACTTCATTgcaaaatataattattgaatCTTACTAGTCTCTGTGAAAGATTACAATTTTACAGTAAGTTTGATAAAAAATGGAGTCGAAAAATGATGGAAAGAAAGTTCAtgcaaataaaacaaaaaaaaaacatcaaaacCAAAGTAAATCTGATTTTACAATATGTTTGGTTTGTTGGATGTTGTAACAATGTTGTTTTGCAACCTGTTTATTGTGGAGCCTGGCATTTTGCTCTTTTTGTATGACCATTCCTTTAAGTACAGTATGCATTTAGGTTCATTATGTAATTAGTTTGGTTTTTATTTGGGTCATTTCTCTTCTGATATTTTTGTGTTTGTGCAGCTCTCTGAGTTGTGCATAACCTGTTGGACAGTTAGACTTTTTTATCTGTTTAACTGTgaatttttttcccttttcatgcaaaaataaaaatatataagaagacAGAAGAAGCTGCCTGCCTAGTGCCTATGGCTATTTGCCATATAGAATGGAAATCATATGCCACAAATGATATCTGGCCATCTGTCCAATACATGTATGGACAGTTCAGATAAATAAATCGTTTCAAATTACTCATTCACTTATCACGAATAAGTAACTATAATAAGAAAATAGTATTAAGAAAAAGAGTTACAAAATAGTTAtgatagtcttttttttttttttcttttcaaaataacAGTGTCGGCAAACGGTAAAAATGTGCCATCATATTCACCTATATGCATTAGAATTTTGCCCAACTAAAGTGGTGGTTTCGCATTAATGTTATCTCACTATCATTTCATAATATGAAAATATGAATACGTTTACatcaataaatatgtatatctaGCTTTAATATAAAGGAAATTTAGTCATAATTTGGGATTTCAGTTGATATTTGTTAAGGCGTTAGTGAAGTTTTGTTTTCATATTTCCCTATTTATGTTTGGGAAGTTGGGATAgactaatattatttgtaaaaatGAGTAAAAGGAAAAGAAGACAAGCACCGAATATATCTCTATACATTAtagcaaaataattaattattataataccAACTATATGCCCTTGGCCTTGAGAATGACATCTAACTTGCCCATATTTGTAATAACATCAAAGTTAAGTTTAGGCAAATGTAATTTGTTGAGTTGCTTAGACTATTTGTCtaagtttttttgtttttttttttcaaaccaaaaaCAAAAGAAGCTTTAAACAAAGGAGAAAAAAGTCAGTGTTAATTATTCCTTGTTTTGACTTCAAAGTCAGACATGAAATAAATCGtaaaaaaaaatgctttaaaatcaCATGGTGGGGTCGTAATTACTTTGGAGCCTTAATCCAATATAAATGCGTAGCAATGAAGGAAacttaacataaaacaagtagaaACAAATCTATGACTGTAAAGAACTAATGGCAAGAAAATATGCTGTTGTCTTTTCTTGTTAAAGGGTCATTTTCTAATACATGGATTAGTGACTCGATAATAAAGAGGACCACTCAAATTTGGGACAAACCTAGAACGAATAGGGAATAGTTTGGGCCATTCTTTATGACCCATAAAGCCATGAAAGTTGTTTGTTGAACTTGGatcaagaaaaatatatgtACTTTCTCCTACATAAAATATAATGGGGATTGTTGTTTAATTTATTAgataaataatatacaaaagCTTGAAAAGTTGCCACCTTCAATGTTAGCATCATAGCCTCATAGGTGATGTTTATATTTAAGCATTGAGAATGAGAATATGACTACTCAAACGTGATGAGAGATAAATTTTCCAAAGTATTGGTTTGACAAGGTGAGCATTGCAAAACACAAAATGATTCTGAGATCAAGTCAAGTCAGGCATGTAAATTCCAAAGTGTGAGTGAGCTTTATTTTTATCTAATGGAGCTTTTCTCTACCA is a window from the Cannabis sativa cultivar Pink pepper isolate KNU-18-1 chromosome 1, ASM2916894v1, whole genome shotgun sequence genome containing:
- the LOC115705923 gene encoding probable inactive receptor kinase At5g58300; this encodes MKLLHSSIAGLSFILFIPFIFSPVLADLNSDRQALLHFASSVSHTKRLNWSDSDPVCSWIGVTCHGSRVTSVRLPGIGLAGLIPPNSIGKLDALRVLSLRSNLLSGNIPTDIPSIPTLQFLYLQQNNLSGNFPHSLSHNLIVLDLSCNSISGNIPTTVQNLTRLAKLKLQNNSISGVIPSLSLSHLKLLNLSYNSLNGSIPYSLQKYPNSSFVGNSLLCGPPLKPCHTSSSSSPAPALSPSNSTLLPTVVRNAPPKRKKLGLDSIIAMVIGCSAVIFLIVLAIYIYCNKKRDAEASGTLKAKASSTAGKTEKPKDFGSGVHDAEKNKLFFFPGCSYSFDLEDLLRASAEILGKGNNGTTYKAVLDEGSTTVVVKRLKEVIVGKREFELQMEVVERIGHHPNIVPLRAYYYSKDEKLLVYNYMPAGSLFTSLHGFRGAERTPLNWDSRVKISLGAAKGIAHIHSDGGPKSIHGNIKSSNVLLNQDLEASITDVGLAQIVNFPPIISRIIGYRAPEAIETRKLTQKSDVYSYGVLLLEMLTGKIPIRYPGHDEVVDLPRWVRSVVREEWTAEVFDVELLRQSHVEEEMVQMLQIALACVSKVPENRPTMEQVVKMIEDLRQPQIKTWASSESDYSNVQTPTP